Proteins found in one Triticum urartu cultivar G1812 chromosome 4, Tu2.1, whole genome shotgun sequence genomic segment:
- the LOC125554246 gene encoding flowering-promoting factor 1-like protein 5 has product MADGGVWVFRKDGVMELESAAGSTSSRSGPGNKALVYVPANETMRSLQALEQRLGAHGWERYYENRDVVQLHRRDGSLDLISLPRDFAQLRSTHMYDVVVKNRGHFKVLDL; this is encoded by the coding sequence ATGGCGGACGGAGGCGTGTGGGTGTTCCGGAAGGACGGGGTGATGGAGCTGGAGAGCGCGGCCGGGTCGACGTCGAGCCGGAGCGGGCCGGGGAACAAGGCGCTGGTGTACGTGCCGGCGAACGAGACGATGCGGTCGCTGCAGGCGCTGGAGCAGCGCCTCGGCGCGCACGGCTGGGAGCGCTACTACGAGAACCGCGACGTGGTGCAGCTCCACCGCCGCGACGGCAGCCTCGACCTCATCTCGCTCCCGCGGGACTTTGCGCAGCTCCGCTCCACCCACATGTACGACGTCGTCGTCAAGAACCGAGGCCACTTCAAGGTCCTCGACCTCTAA
- the LOC125552880 gene encoding flowering-promoting factor 1-like protein 5, producing MAAGGVWVFRKDGVMELEREASSRKALVYVPANETMRSLRALERRLASLGWERYYEDRAVVQLHRRDGSLDLISLPRDFARFRSVHMYDVIVKNRGHFKVVDL from the coding sequence atggcggcggGCGGCGTGTGGGTGTTCCGGAAGGACGGGGTGATGGAGCTGGAGCGGGAGGCGTCGAGCCGGAAGGCGCTGGTGTACGTGCCGGCGAACGAGACGATGCGGTCGCTGCGGGCGCTGGAGCGGCGGCTGGCGTCGCTGGGATGGGAGCGCTACTACGAGGACCGCGCCGTCGTGCAGCTCCACCGCCGCGACGGCAGCCTCGACCTCATCTCGCTCCCGCGAGACTTCGCGCGCTTCCGCTCCGTCCACATGTACGACGTCATCGTCAAGAACCGAGGCCACTTCAAGGTCGTCGACCTCTAA